Below is a window of Haloglycomyces albus DSM 45210 DNA.
GGAAGCCGGCGAAACCGTTGAGGACGGTGTCGTACTCGGCGTCCTGCGTGACGCCGTGGTCGTCGGCCAGGTCGTCACGTTCGTCGTCGAGCTTGTCTTTATAGGAGGCGACTTCGCTGCTGTCGAAGTCGATACCTTCCTCGCCGAGGTTGGGGTTGCTCTCGTTTTCGTGCTCGACGACCGAAGGCGTTTCGAGTTGCACGATGTAGCGACCTTCGTCGAGCTCCTCGGGCTGGTCGCTGAGATTGTCGGCCAGCTCCGGGGCAATTTCGAGGCCGGTCGGTTCTTGTTGTCCGGGGTTGGCGAAGGCCGGGGCGGAAGCCAAGAGTCCTGCGGTAAGGGCAGAGGTGGCTATTGTGGCCCCAAGCAACTTCGCTCGTCTGGTGGTGTACCGGTGAAACACCGTTGGCACATCTCCCATTGATCGAGCTCCTTTGTCGTTGGGCGACAGCAAGAAACTGCCAGTGATTCTTGCGAGTCTATTGCCACCGGAAGTAGGTAGGCTCCTAAGTTTATGAATATTCTTATGGAACGTGATTAAAACGTTATAGTGAGAGAAATTAGTGTATTCTCGCGACTATTTGTCCATAGAGGAATCGATCGAGAAATGTCCTGGGATAATACGATGCTTGATCAGCGAATTGGGGCATACGGATATGTAAATGGAAAAGAATGCGGGGAGAAGTTAATTGCCGGTACTACTCTCGTATGTCGGCTTGGGGATATAGGGGAAACCCTTGCGGGTCGTTATCGGACTTTACGTCGACCCGGCCGTCCGCTCATTGGAGGCACTTCCGCGCCGCATTCTCACGGTCGGGGATTCACCAACGCCACCATAGAAAACGGTGCTCCCGACGAATCTTCACCGATCCCATGTGCGCCTTTCCCGTTACGCGCACTCTCCGTTTCGGTCGCTGGTCGGATTGACCGCATTTATTCGACACACTTCCCATGCTGGCGGTGACGTTGTCCTGAGCGATCCAGTCGTCCGGAAGAATCAGGACGACCTTTCCCGCAAAACTGGAGACATGGACGTTCACTCGCTCATGGGGCATTTCCGCCTGTCGGAAATCGAGGACGACCGTTCCCATACTGGCCTTGACTTCAACGTCCTCCGGGACCGTCCAGACGCCTTTCTGTTTTTGTGAACCCATGTTGGCGTCAAGTGTCAACGGTTCGGTGAATTCGGTGACCGAGCGGCCGGAGACAATGTCGATTTGGCCGTCGGGAATGTCGTCCAACAGGCCTTTGGTGTCGGCGACGAAACGCGCCTGGTGGGCCTTGGCGACGCGTTCGTCGAATTCGCCCAAGTCGAGGTATCCCTCTTCCAGCGCGTCCTGGAGACGCGTCACCAACGTCTCCCGGTCGGCGTGAGACAGTCGCATGGAAGCCTGACGGTCAGGGTACTCGCTCATGGTGGCACTTTCTGGACGACTTGGCCCGGCTATGGGCAACCGGCGCTTATCTTCTCTCGCGTTCGACGATACGAAACGCGGTCATGGACAATCGTACGTCAATCCCGGTACGCATGATGTCCAGGTATTGCTCTATATCTGACGGGGTCGGTAGACCAATCCGCCGTTACACCAGTCGTTGTAGTTGAAAAGTTTGGGTTTGGCCATGAGCCGACGGGTATTGGTGCGCCATAGTCCCACGTATTCGTCTCCGGACTCTTCGGCCTTTTCCAGCAGCTTTTCCAATCTTTTCTCCGAGTGAATACGGTAACGTGTCCGAACCGCGCTGGAAGCGTAAATATAAAGCACATGGAGAGCGAAGGAACGTTTCGGGCACCGGTGATTGGCGGCCAATTCCAGCCACGTGGATATCAATTCGTCCTCGGCGAGCAGCAAATCCCATTGACGACCGTCCGGAGCGGGTGCGGTGGGATCCATGGCCCAGTCACGGATCTCCTCGGCGGTGGGGACGACCGGGTTCGCGAACCCGGGAAACGAGTCGTCCGTCCTTGTCTCCTCCACCGGGTGCACCACCTTTCGTTGGGAATGACTCAGCGTGTCGAGTACACGGCGGGAAGGCCGCCCGAGTCTGAACACACCGGCCTCGTGCCTGCGACGGCTGAGATTTGACCGGACCTTCATTTTAGCCGTCGATCGCCACGGCCATCGAAATACTGTGGCGAATGAGATTCAAGCGGAGACTGACACGAATATCGGCCGCTCCATGGAGCGGCCGATGCGATGATCACCTTCTCAAAGTGGCGCGGTGATCTCTCACGCTCGACCACCCGGATATTCAGCTGTGTGAGCTCGTGCGTTTAGAGGTAGGAGCGATCACAGATCTTCCACTCGTAGTCCTCCTTGACCACGATGAACACCGAATCGATGTCCTCGTGCAGCGGCGAACCACGGGACAGGCTTTGGTAGGCCACTTGGATTTCGCCGTGGACGTCACGCGAACTGAAGTACGTCGTGGTGTACTCGTCGAACTCGTAGTATTGTTCGCCGTCGCTATAGTAGTCCAGGTCCCATTCGATGCTACTGTCCGGATTGTTGCACACCAGCTCTTCCATGGTGTCGGCGTCGAATTCCTTCTGCGCGATCAGGTACTGCAGTGCGACGTCTTCGACCGTGCCGGACTCGATCTCTTCCATGGTGACGAAGTCCGACCAACCGCCTTCGTTTTCTCCACCGACATTGTCATCGCTGGTGTCGTCTCCGTTGTCGTCATTATTGGTGTCGTCACCGGCGGTGTTGTCATCACCGGAGTTGTCGTCGTTATCGGACTCGTCGGATTGTTCGGAGCTCTGCTCCTCGGACGCCTGGTCCTCTGAGTCATTGATCCATTTGGGCACCACGATGACCGCCCCGATTCCGAGAACGAGGACCAGCCCGACGATCGAGGCGAGGACCAACATGAGTTTGGAACGGTTGTCCCCGCCGCCGGGTGGTCCGTAGGGATTATTGGGCGCGTTGAAACCGCCGGGAGCGGTGGGGGGAAGTGATTGATAGCCGCCCGGCTGCCCGCCCGGTGGGCCACTCGGTTGGTAGGGAGGATTGTTCATCGGCTGCTGCGGCTGGGAGTTGGGATCGTATCCTCCGCCGGGGGGATAGGTCATGGTTCTACCTGTTCTCTTGGGCTTCTGGGCTGTTAGGTGTCCGTTTTCGGGAGTGGCACGAGACTGCCGGCCCACGTCGGCCGTACGGCCGCTGCCTGGTACCGAGGAATAGTGTTTCGATACCGGTCCGAAATTCCGGGTAGGTCTCGATCGACTCCCTACTCGATCGTATCGGAAGGCACCAAGTCGACGAGAGCGCCGTCCGGAGCGGTAAGCCGGTGGAAAGCGGGGTGCGGGCCGCTCAACGGCGCGTGGGCCTGTGGTGACGTAGACGTTGTGGAAGGCGCACAACGCGGAATCGAGTGCGACGAACCTTACGGGTGGCGGGCGGCGGAGGTCGGGTCTGGGCGGAGGTTCGGGGGCCGTCCTTGGGGGCGGATTTCCGATTGAGGAGAATACGTACCAGATAGGTTGCCAGAACGGCGAGCGCAGCGAAAGTGATGATACCGAGATTGATAAGAATAAAACTCTCGGTAAAACCTAGCGCGCTCGAGCTGGAAGAACCCATGAGTCAACTATAAGCCGTTCGGGGTTGGGGACTCAATGAATTTGCTTGTCGGATTTGGTTCACCGCAACCGTAGGCGAATTGATCGACCCGCGTGCGCGCGCTAGGAGGATTTGGTAAGCATGCGGCAGACGAGTATGACTCCCAGTATGATCACGATCGCGGTGGCTCCCAGTGCTATGCGCAGTACGTGTGGTGTGATTCCCGGGATGTGAGAAGGAGTGGGTGGGAGCGGGAGACTGAGGTGGGCGTCGTCGTTGTGGTCGCGGCGGAGGTCGAATCGTCGTCGCGGCCGAGTCGGGGGTAGGGCGTCGGATATCCGATAGGGCGGGTGATGTCGACTGTGTTCGTCCATGCGCGTCTGCCTTGGAGGATAGGTCGATTTCTGTGAACCGTGGTGTCGTCCGTCGGGTCGTGGGATCGGGGGTGACCTCCTTTTTGCTCGGCGGTGCGGGCGGATGCCGTCAGGAAAACAGTAAAGAAACTGTTGTAATTGTGGCACTTCAATTTCCACAATGTCAATCGATCGAGCCGTTATTCGCTCGATCGGTATCCGCGTATCACTGTCCATTACAGGTGGGCCAAGCGATTGGCCGTCTGTTGCAATTGGAGTGCTTCACGTTGCATTCCATTGACCTCCAGGGCGTGGATGCGCCATTGCAGGACTTTTTGATACGTCTCGCGATGCCGGTTGGCGTCGGCGTCGAACATGATGCGGGCGCATTCCAGAGCGCGGCGTGAGGGGTCGAGCAGGGTGGAGTTGGGTCGACGTGCTCCTAGGCGCAGGGTGAGATGGAAGTAGTAGGCCGTGGTGAGATCGGTGCCCCAGTGGTAGTTATCGGCGAACAGGCGGATGTAGTGCGCGGTAGCGAAGTTGAGGTGTTCCTCGGCGGGGTCCTTTTCATCGCGCCGCACGAGCTTTTTGGCCGCTCGTAGGGCCTCGTCTCCCGCGCGGGGGAGTTGGGCGGCAGGATGACCGGTGACCTGCTCGTAGGCGAAGCACTCGTCGAGTTCCGCGCCGACCGACTCGGGGTCGAGCTCGAACGCGTACTCGGCCAGTCTCCGCAGGGCTTCGGCGCAGTCGGGGCGGTAGATGCCCGATACATTGGCCGCCAGGCGGCTGAACCGTGTGACGGCGGCGCGGGCCTCTTGAACGGCCTGTTCGGTAAAGCCGCATTCGTGCAGCCATTCGGAGCGATCCGAATGCAGGGCGGCGAGGTCGGCGGTGGAACCTTCCAGGTGGCGGCGTTCCCAATCGGCGTATACGCCGACGAACGGTGCGGAATCGCGGAGGGCTTCGCTGAAGCGCCCCAGTCCCGCGAGACATTGGCACCGCAAGGTGATGACCTTGGCGTAGAAGATGGAACCGACGTCGGTGGTCGTGGAGTCGATACGGGCGTTGACGTACGGGCGGCTCTGCTCCATGGCCTGGTCGATGTGGTCCAATGCTTCGGCGAAGTTTCCGCACTCCGACAGCAGGGCCGACATCTCGTATTCGCCTGCGCCAGGAGTTTCATAGACACCGGGAAAGTCGATCATCTAATGCAATGTAACCAAGTTGTATCTGTCTGTCCACCCACACACGGAGTCGACTTTCCGGCGTAGGTCTTGAGGCCGTGGGTATTTTATGCTAATTGCCGGATTCCCTGTTGAGTCTATTATGGAATCGCCTCGGAGGCCGAGATGATCCATAATAGACTGGCTATAAGCTGTGCTGCGTGACCACAACTACTTTCGGTGTTGTCACGAGGGCTAACCGAGATCACCTATCCAAAAGGGATAGACGGTCTCGCCTGAGCGGCGTGGAGCGGGCACCGCATCATGTCAATTTTCTGACAGCGGTGGTCAGGTGGGCATGACGGGCCCAGCCGGGACCGTTCAACGTTCCGGCCCCGCGATCGTTAGTAGGTGCGAACCCGTGCACAGCAATGACGGCTCGGTCTCCACGCGGCGCAGTACCCGCAGGATATTGTCGCGCGTGGGCTCGTGCGCCCAGAACTCCTCGAGTCGAGAATGCTCGTAAACGGGGCCTTCGACCAGCGCCTGCGACTGGAGCGACAGGTCGGCGTCGGCTGCCTCGGCGGCGATGCCGGCGGGCCAATGCAGATAGGCCCGAGTGAACGCCGACTCGGGGATATCCAAGGCCCCGGTCTCGATCAGTGCCAGGTCTTCGTCTGTGGTCATCAGGGGCTCGCTGCTCGGGCCCCGACGCCGCAGGCTGTCGGTCCATGAGGCGGTCCGGTTGATAGTGGCGATCACGACCGTCGAGCGGGCGACCCGCCCCGCCTCCGCCAGGGCCCGTACGCGGTCGGAGCGGTCCAAAAGGTGATACAGCGGGCCCAGCAGTAGGACGACGTCGAAGCTGTTGTCGGCGAAGGGAAGGTCGCGGGCGTCTCCGACCGTCGCGGTGATTCCGGGGATCGATCGTGCCTGTTCGACCTGAGATTCCACCGGATCGATGAGCGTGACGTTATGGCCGTCGTCGTGTAGCCATGCGGAGTGGACGCCGGTCGCCCCGCCTACGTCCAGCACGTCGAGCGAGCGCCCGGGCAGGGATCGGCGCACGAGGTCCTGTGTGCGAATGAATTCCAACCGACCTCGGGCGTCCTGATTCAGGCGGTGGACTTCGCCGCCTTGTTCATAGTAGTCGTGTACAAAGGGGTCGAGTTCCAGCATATAACCAGGTTACCGGCAACGTAGGATCCCTCTCAATCCAATATTCTCCACCCTGAGCCCTCACGGAGCCGCTCTCGAAACCCATGGGGTGCATACGCGATGACTATTATGTTCGAAACAATTGACGTTTCGGCAAGGTTCCGTCCGTTGCATGTTCACAGTAGTATTTAAATAATTAATATGAGCTCTGGTATAAGAGAGTGATAAACGCGAATTTTCTGTGGCTATAGGGGGTTTCAGTGCCTCTGTGCTCGGCGATTCAGAACAAACGTGTTTGTGACTAAATGGTAAATGACGTTTCCAATGGAGGCAACGGTATGGGGAGTGAACTGAAACTCGATCCCGAAAAATTGGAGACTGCGGCGAGCAATCTGCGCGATTTGGGAGACGAGGTCAGCGATGCGGCGAACAAGGTGAGCGAGGAAGCCTCGAACTCCCTTGTCGACGTTGACGTTGGCAAGTTCGACTTTCGTTCCGGACTGTCGAGTGCGCTGTCGTTCTGGGCGACTCGAAATCAAGACGTCTCCGAACGTTTCAACGACACGGCCGAATACGTTGACACCCATGTGGAAATGGCGCGCCAGGTCGACGAGGACGTTTCCCAGGGGCTGGTGGAACTGCAGGACTCCATTGACGCCGACGACTACACGGAATCGGATTATTATCGCGTCACCGGCACCGAACGCGAATACGCACACCAATTGACCGATATGGGCCCGGGTTACCGCAGCCTTCGATGACAACGCCCACCGAACCCCACAAGTGTAGAAAAGTCCTTGCCCGCACATGACAAACGATGCAGTCCATCGGCCGAGGTCGGGCAATGGCGATGACGGTGAACGGAAACGACGATGAGCGACCTCGATTGGAAGACCCTTCAGGACACCGACTTTTCATATCTGGGCGATTTCGCGGCCTATCTGAAAAAGCACATCGGTGACTGTGAGGAGGTCGAAGACAAGGTTTTCAAGGACAACGATGTGTTCGGGGTGGAGGACAGTGAGGACTTCACCGGGGACGTCGCCGACGAGACTCGGTATTACCTGACGCGAACGGTCAGCCGGTATCTGGACGATCTGGAGATACCCGAACGCATCATGAAAATCGTGCTGGACGCGGAAGAGGAGTTCACCTCTAAACAGACCGACCTCGAGAAGATCTTGGAAGAGGCGGGTCCCGGGTTGAGTCCCGCCGGAACGGTGGGCAACGAGAAGTTCGTCGTCAACGGTCGCGCCGGCGGCTCCGACGTGACCTTCTATCAGGACGTCGAGATCGCCGACCACTGTGACACCATGTCGCAGCGGTTCAAAGAACTCATGAACGAGGCGCGGGAGTACGATTCCGACCTGAAGGAACGGCTCAACGCCGTGGACGACTCGGTCATCGACCTACCTCCGTCGCTGGCGTCGGCGGAATACGACCAGGGAATGTACGAGTACGCCGAAGCCGAATACGAACGGCTGCAGAAGGCCGTCGATTCCGGCGACGCCCAGGCGAGCGATATGACCGACTGGTGGAACTCCCTCGACAAGAGCGATCAACAGCAGATGCTGCAGGAGAACTACGAGTCGATCGGGCGCACCGACGGCATACCCACCGACGCTCGTGACGACGCCAACCGTCTGCGCCTGGAAAACGCGCTCGACCTCAGCTACTCCGATCACCCGGACCTTGACACCGAGATACAGGATCTCCAGGACCGGCTCTCCGAATTGAGGCAGGAACAATCCGGATACGGCGGTGGCATTATCGGAGACCACCCGTTTCTGCACTCCGAGGAGTACCGAGAGACCCGGGACAAGCTCGACGGGCTGTTGCAGGAGAGGGACGACCGCGACCGGATGGAAAACCTGCAGGACAGGATCACCAGTGAATCGCCGTCGGGGCAGGACTACTACTTGATGGACTATGACATCGGAGGCGACGGCAAGGTCGCTCTGTCGGTCGGCAACCCCGACACCGCCGACAACACGGCGGTATACGTCCCCGGTACGGCGGCCGACTTCTCCGGTTCACACGGCGGTCTGATGGACCGGTCCGAACAAATGGCCTTGGACGCCCAGGAACGCAGCCCGGGCGAGGAAACGGCCAGCGTCATGTGGCTGGGCTACGACGCCCCTGACCACGTCGGGGCCGCTGTGACCACCGCCGCTGAAGAAGGCGCGGAAGACTTCTCCAACTTCATGGAGGGTATGGACTCGACCGGCGACTCCAACACCACCGCGATCGGCCATTCGTACGGAACGCGCCTGATCGGCGAGTCCGCGTCGGAATACGGCATCGCGACCGACCAGATCATCTCGGTCGCCAGTCCCGGAATGGGCGTCGACAGTGCCGGTGGTCTCGGTATCGACAGTTCCGACTTCTACGCGGTGAAGGACGACAACGACATCATCGGCGTGGTTCCGGATTGGGATGTGGCTCATGGCCCCGACCCGACCAACGACGACTTCGGAGGTAACGTCTTCGAAAGCGACGCAGGCGATAAGGGCAAGATCGCGACGCACTCGGCATACTGGGATTCGAATAATCCGTCGCGTGAAAGCATGGCCGACATCATTACGGGCGACTACAGTGAATGAATGACCTCCGCGCTCGTATCCGTGGGCGGTGGTGCTGGTATCGGCCGTATTCTTGGGAGGTTGTATGACTGATTCGAACAACGCTGAGCATGCTGCACAGCATGATTTCGATCAGAGTGACGTGTGGCAGCGCCTAGAGTCGGCCATCGACGAGACGCTCGCCGTATTTCCCGAACGACCGGAGAAATTCGAGTCACGTATCCTGCTGAGTTTCGACGACACGTGCGCCCACCACAACCACGCCCAATACGAGCTGCGGTATCGCTTCACCCTGGACGATTCCAGGAGCACAGCGGTACGTCTGGACAACTACGACGCCTTGCACGCTAAATGGGCGTTGGCCGGGTTCAATGTGCACGGAGTCGACGAACCGTCCGGCAAACTCGGTGCCGACCGCAATATCCAAGGGCTGCGGGAAAGCGACGCGGTCAACGTCTGGTATCGCGTCTGGGGACAGGTGTCGATCCTGGCGCAGACCCGGTGTATCAACAAGGTGGACAACTGGAATCCACCGTGCCCGGAGCCGCTGCGACCGGTGGAGCGCGACATCGCCTACGAGCGTTACTGCGAAGGCTAGAACCCCCGGCATAGACGCCGCTTCCGTATACAGAAAATCGGCCGGCTCCGTAGTTCACGGAACCGGCCGATTTATATCAGGTATTCGGTTGTCCTACTCGGTCCGCACCTTCTTGGCCCGAGTGAGATACACCAGCGAGACACCGGCGGCCACGAGAGCGGCCGCGAACCACATCAGAGTCGCGTAGTTGTTGCCGGTCACCGGAAGAACGTCCTCGTCCTTGTCACCCGGGTCGGACGGCTCCGAAGTCGGATCGCCCGGCGATTCGGTGGGATTCTCCGTGGGGTCCCCGGTCGGCTCCTCGGTGGGGTCCTCCGTGGGTTCACCTGTGGGCTCTTCGGTCGGATCCTCCGACGGGTCGTCGGTCGGGCTCGGGTCCGGGCCTCCCACTGCGGTCACGCCGATCTGCAGGCGACCGGACTGGGGATTGTGGCCGATATCGGGCACGCTGCTCTGAACCTCGACCTCACCGGTGTAGGGCTCGTCGCTCGCCCGGCTCTGCGCGCTCGCACCGGCTTCGTCGTCCTCGTCGGCCCCGGGCGAGGTGAGCGCAATGAACGTTCCGTCAATGAACCCCAGGTTCGCGGGTCCCGTTACGCCGTCCTTGAGCTGAAGCGTGGCCAGATCGATATCAACGTGATCCTTGTAGCCGCCAGTCGAAGCGGGAACCTCCAGTTCGGGGAAGCGACAGATCAAGCCGATCTCATCGACTACCTCGCACTCGTCCACGGTGTCGACGATGGTGACTCCGGCGGGAACCTGCGCGCTGACAACGACTCCGTCGGCATCGACCGACCCCTGGTTGTACAGCGAAATTTCGTCCTTACCGAGCGGTGCGTTCTCCCCGAAGGGAATGTCGATCATGTCGGTGCTCTTGACGCCCAGATCAGCTCCCAGGTTGCCACGTGACACCGTGAAGTTCTGCGTTAGCTGAGAGTGCGCGGCGTCCACCGGAGTGGCGCTGTCAACGCTCACCGTTCCGGTCGTCGACTCGGAATCAGGAGTAATGAGCATGAGAATGTCGTAGACGTGGCGGACTTCCCCGGACGCGATATCGCCGAGGTCGCATGCCATATCATGAGGAGTCACCAGCTCGCAGGAGGCGTTTTCGCTGTTACCGTCCAACGGTATGAAGGCGATGTCGCTGGGTGTCTCCTCACTCAACGTCACGCTCATCGTGACGTCCTCAGCGGTACGGCCTTCCTCGTTGTAGACGTCGATCGCCATACGGTGGGCATTGATGTCGGTGTCGCCGTCGAACGTCGCGTTGAGTTCGGTGACTTTCAGGTACGAGTCTCTGGGAGCTTCACTGTTGCTGGCAAACGCCGACGTCATTCCGATCGTCGTGCACGCCAGAGCGATAACACCGCTAGCAGCGGCCAGGGTGTAGCTCCGCCGGGTACGTTGGGGCATTGGGGTCTCCAGGAATCGACTCGTGGCCGACGGCGCACGAGTTTACGGCTGTCTATTTATTCGGGCTATACACGCTGCACTCTATCCGTATGCCCCACGAACGGCCAAGCCGTGATATCGAAACGTTACGCTACATTTGCCGGACCGTGCGGTAGCTCAATCCGGGTAAGCCCGCACCTCGGTGGCCTTCACCGCCGCCCACAGACGACGCCCAGGACTCAACGCCAACTCCGCTGCCGCAGAAGGCGTCACATCTGCCGCCAACCGCACCGAACCCGCGAGCGCCACCCGCACGTGATCACCATGCCGATACAGACTCTCCACCTCCACCGGCCACGAATTACGCGGACTACCCTCCGGCTCAACGGCATGCAACGCCACCGCCTGCGGGCTGAATGCCACGAACGCCGCGCCCCGCAACGATTCGCCCGTCTCCACCGTCATGCCGTTGTCCAACACCACCGACGTGCCACGCGCCAATCCGCGATACAGATTCAACCCGACCAAACGCGCCACATAATCAGTCCGCGGTTGGCTCGTAATCTCGGCGGCCGTGCCCTCCTGGACCACACGCCCCGACTCCACCACCACCATGCGGTCGGCCAAAACCAACGCGTCCACCGGATCATGCGTCACCACGACCGCACCGCCCTGATGCTCGTTCAAACGCTGATGAAGTTCAGCACGCATATCGAGTCTCGTGCGCGCGTCCAAAGCCGCCAGCGGTTCATCCAACAGCAACACCCCAGGCTCAGGTGCCATCGAACGCGCCACCGCCACCCGCTGCGCCTGACCACCCGACAAACGCCGGGGCTTACGACTCATCGCGCTCGCATCGAGGCCAACGCGCTTCAACCAATCCGCCGCCTCGCGACGCGCCGCCGCACGACGCCAACCCCGACGACGCAAACCGAACGCCACATTGTCCAACGCGCTCAAATGCGGAAACAACAGATAATCCTGAAAAACCATCCCCACGTTCCGCCGCTGCGCCGCAAGCCAAACCCCAGTGTCGGGGTCATCCACCACCGTGCCGCCGACGGCGATACGACCCGCCTCCACCGGCAACAAACCGGCCAGCGCCGACAGAACCGTCGTCTTCCCCGCGCCGTTCGGGCCGACGATCGCGACCGTCTCTCCGGCCGACAGCGAGAGCGACACGTCAACGGCGAACTCCC
It encodes the following:
- a CDS encoding ABC transporter ATP-binding protein, coding for MVVESVLDARVVVDRGEFAVDVSLSLSAGETVAIVGPNGAGKTTVLSALAGLLPVEAGRIAVGGTVVDDPDTGVWLAAQRRNVGMVFQDYLLFPHLSALDNVAFGLRRRGWRRAAARREAADWLKRVGLDASAMSRKPRRLSGGQAQRVAVARSMAPEPGVLLLDEPLAALDARTRLDMRAELHQRLNEHQGGAVVVTHDPVDALVLADRMVVVESGRVVQEGTAAEITSQPRTDYVARLVGLNLYRGLARGTSVVLDNGMTVETGESLRGAAFVAFSPQAVALHAVEPEGSPRNSWPVEVESLYRHGDHVRVALAGSVRLAADVTPSAAAELALSPGRRLWAAVKATEVRAYPD
- a CDS encoding DUF1707 SHOCT-like domain-containing protein, which produces MSEYPDRQASMRLSHADRETLVTRLQDALEEGYLDLGEFDERVAKAHQARFVADTKGLLDDIPDGQIDIVSGRSVTEFTEPLTLDANMGSQKQKGVWTVPEDVEVKASMGTVVLDFRQAEMPHERVNVHVSSFAGKVVLILPDDWIAQDNVTASMGSVSNKCGQSDQRPKRRVRVTGKAHMGSVKIRREHRFLWWRW
- a CDS encoding class I SAM-dependent methyltransferase: MLELDPFVHDYYEQGGEVHRLNQDARGRLEFIRTQDLVRRSLPGRSLDVLDVGGATGVHSAWLHDDGHNVTLIDPVESQVEQARSIPGITATVGDARDLPFADNSFDVVLLLGPLYHLLDRSDRVRALAEAGRVARSTVVIATINRTASWTDSLRRRGPSSEPLMTTDEDLALIETGALDIPESAFTRAYLHWPAGIAAEAADADLSLQSQALVEGPVYEHSRLEEFWAHEPTRDNILRVLRRVETEPSLLCTGSHLLTIAGPER
- a CDS encoding alpha/beta hydrolase: MSDLDWKTLQDTDFSYLGDFAAYLKKHIGDCEEVEDKVFKDNDVFGVEDSEDFTGDVADETRYYLTRTVSRYLDDLEIPERIMKIVLDAEEEFTSKQTDLEKILEEAGPGLSPAGTVGNEKFVVNGRAGGSDVTFYQDVEIADHCDTMSQRFKELMNEAREYDSDLKERLNAVDDSVIDLPPSLASAEYDQGMYEYAEAEYERLQKAVDSGDAQASDMTDWWNSLDKSDQQQMLQENYESIGRTDGIPTDARDDANRLRLENALDLSYSDHPDLDTEIQDLQDRLSELRQEQSGYGGGIIGDHPFLHSEEYRETRDKLDGLLQERDDRDRMENLQDRITSESPSGQDYYLMDYDIGGDGKVALSVGNPDTADNTAVYVPGTAADFSGSHGGLMDRSEQMALDAQERSPGEETASVMWLGYDAPDHVGAAVTTAAEEGAEDFSNFMEGMDSTGDSNTTAIGHSYGTRLIGESASEYGIATDQIISVASPGMGVDSAGGLGIDSSDFYAVKDDNDIIGVVPDWDVAHGPDPTNDDFGGNVFESDAGDKGKIATHSAYWDSNNPSRESMADIITGDYSE